The genomic segment AGACATTATGGGCGGTGCTGTACGCGATAATAAAGAAATGAATGCAAATCTAGCTGCACAGACTGCTCTGGGACGCGTCGGTCTTCCCGATGACATCGGCGGCGTAGTTGCCTTTTTATGTACAGATGATGCCAAATGGATCAATGGGCAACGCATCGAAATCTCTGGTGGTTCTAACCTTTAACATACATGTCTATGCCAAGTATAAAAATTACAACTGCTTCGTTAACTGAAGACCAAAAGATGGAACTGATACAATCCATTACCGCAAGTGTCCATTCTATTACCCGAGTCCCCTTGGAATTTATACACGTCATGATTGATATCGTGGGTGATGAGAACTATGCCGTGGGTGGGCAGACCGTAGCACAAATCAAAAAGATATCTATCAAAAAACAATAAACCAATTTCTTAAATTTGTTTAACACAAACAGCTATGGCAAATCGAATTAAGAAGATAAATACAATCTCAGAGTATCATAAGTTAAGGTCTCTGGAAAAACCTAAGCATCCTCTTGTTAGCTTGGTGGATTATTCTCAGATAGTCGATTTGCCAGAGCACAATAATGTCAACTGGTTGCATGATTTTTATTCAATAGCCATGAAAAAACATTTGGATGTCAAGTTCATGTACGGACAGCAGGAATACGATTTTGACGAAGGTCTGATGTCTTTTCTTGCACCAAACCAAGTGTTGAATATTGTGGTGGAAAGTGAATCGACCAACAGCAACCGCAGTGGCTGGCTGTTGTTTTTTCATCGGGATTTTATCTGGAATACAGATCTGGCCCGCACCATCAAAAACTATGAGTTTTTTGGTTATGCGATAAACGAGGCGTTGTTTCTTTCGGATGATGAACAAAAAATCGTAGAGTCAATTTTCTCAAATATTGATAAAGAGTTAGCTACCAACATTGACAGGTATTCCCAAAAAATTATTATTTCACACATTGAGACTTTGCTCAACTATGCCGAACGATTTTACAATCGTCAATTTATCACACGTCAGAAGGCCAATCACATGATTTTGTCGCAGCTGGAAGAAATGTTAAACGATTACTTCAATGATAATGCCCAGGCAAACAGAGGTTTGCCCACTGTTCAGTTCGTCGCCGATTCCTTGTGTGTGTCGCCCAACTATTTAAGCGGTTTACTCAAGTCATTGACAGGCTTAAACACCCGCCAGCATATACAGCAAAAGCTCATTGGCAAAGCAAAAGAAAAGCTCTCCACAACCAAGTTAACCGTGAGCGAAATTGCCTATGAACTCGGTTTTGAACATGTGCAGTCATTTAACAAATTGTTTAAGACCAAAACCAATCTATCGCCCTTGGAGTTCCGCCAATCGTTTAGCGGATAAAAATATCCTTAAGAAAACCGCTTACTCGATATGAGCCTCAATTAAATTCATCCAACAAATAATGAAGTTCATCAGAAACATGAGGGGGTTGCCATTAAACCTTAGACCAAAAACTTTATTTTTGAGCGATGGTCCAACTTAAAAACTTAGGTATTAAAAACCTGCTTATTTTTTTCTTCTCCACATTGATCTACTCTTTGTGCCAGATGCTGTTCAGTATAATTCTGATGAAGGAAGATTTATGGGACCATTTTCATATCCAGCTGTTTTCACATTATCTGGTGATCGTTACCATGTGTATAGCGGACTTCCTTTTACTCAGGTTCTTGAATAAATATCTGCCCTATTCCAAAAATATTCTATATCGTATTCTGGCGGATATCGCTGGACTGGTCGTCATTTGTCTGCTTGTATTATGGACATTCAATTACGTGATTTATGACGTCCTGTTGATTTCAGCAGAAGGATTACCCTCTTTCCTGGTCAAGTTTGCCTTCGCGATGACTAATAATATACCCATCCTGCTATCGTTTGAACTGATCTATTACTTCCAGTCCGAACAAAAAGCCATTGCTGATTCCGAAACCGCAAAACGTAGGGTACTCCTCTTTCAACACGAAACACTGAGGTCACAGATCAATCCCCATTTCCTGTTTAATTCGTTGAATGTGCTATCTTCATTAATATATATCAATCAGGAGAATGCAAACAAGTTTACAAAGGCACTCTCCAAAACCTACCGTTATGTGCTGTCTCTCAGCCAGCAGCCGGTCGTCTCCGTTTCCGAAGAACTGGACGCCCTGGATTCGTATATATTCCTGATGCGCATGCGGTTTGAAAATGCTTTTACATTTACGGTCAACAAACTTACCTCTTCCGAACAGTATACGATTATTCCGCTGACCCTACAATTATTGATCGAAAATGCCTTCAAGCATAATAAAGCAACCGAAGAATCCCTTCTGAACATTAAGATCACGGTAGACAGCAGTTATATAACCGTTGAAAACAATATCCAGCCATCCAACGATGTGGAGAAGGGCGGAATCGGGCTGAAATATATCACACAGCAGTACAAATTATACGGCCAAGATGTTATTGTGGAACATAGCCCACAACTTTTTGTCGTCAAAATTCCCTATATAAAGTCATGAAGTACCTGATAGTAGAAGATGAACGCTTCGCATATGAAGAAGTGAAACGTATGATCACCAAATTACGGCCCGAATACGAACTGGAAAAGCAGACCAAAACAGTCATCGATACCATCGCATTCCTGAAAACCTCTGCCGTAGATTTAATACTGATGGACATACGCCTTGCCGATGGCAACTGCTTCGAGATATTCAATCATTTGGAGGTCACCACGCCAGTGATCTTTACAACAGCTTATGACGAGCACGCTATTAAAGCGTTTAAATTGAACAGTATCGATTATCTGCTCAAACCATTTAATGAGGCCGAGCTAGAAGCCGCTCTGATCAAGTTCGAAAAGATTTTTCAGCATGTCTCTTATACCGCCAGCCCTAAGAATTACGAACAATTATTGTCCGTCAGGACCAAAAACCGGTTTCTGATATCCAAGGGGGAGAACTACCACTATATAGAGACCAAGGATATCGCTCATTTCTACAGTGAAGACGGGGTTGTATTCCTTCATACGTCCAGTGATAAGCGTTATATCATCAACTATACACTGGAACAGCTGGAGCAGCTCCTGGACAACCGCCTATTTTTTCGTGTCTCACGCAACTGTATCGGGAATGTAAGAGCGATTAAAAATGTTGCCAAATACTTCAACAGCCGTCTCAAGCTTTCCTTTTCCCCAGTATGCCCGCATGAGGTTTTGGTGAGCCGCGTACGCGTGCCCGACTTCCTGAAGTGGATGGATGGTATCGTGGAATAATCTATGTCCGAAATTACATCTTATTAAAAATACACTTCATGTTTTAGATTCTAAAGCTTGTCGTTTCCTGGTTCCCGAATTGCTCTGCGCGTCGTTCTTTTGTTCAGAATTAAAATAATAACATTAAAAATTTTAAAATTTTGGAACAATGAAAAAGAACATGTTAACATTAGCTTTCGCCCTCAGTACGCTGCTTTTTTCCACCCAATTATCCGCTCAGGAGAGCAAGCTGTCTTTGGGTTTCAGAGCCAACAGCAGCCTATCAAATTATAGCCTCAGCGGACAGGCGAAAAGCCTAAAAAGCAAAATGGGCATCGGCGGCTCTGCCGGCGGTTTTATCAAATATGACCTGACTCCAAATTTCGCGGTTCAATCCGGTATTGATGTCTATTTTCACAGTTCTAAGCTTGAATCTACCGCCAGTACATCCTCCAGAAAACTCAATTCCTTTGGCGTAGAAATCCCTCTTTATGGGATCATTCAAGGCGAACTCGGCAGTGGAAAGGCTTTTATAGGGGCCGGCCCTTATGCGGGTTATGGGATCAGCGCAAAATTGGGAGGTGTAAGCCTATTCAAAGAGAACGGGACTCCCGATATGCCTGCTCTAAACCGCTTTGACTATGGAGTAGGAGGTATCATCGGTTACGAGTTTGACCAGCACTGGCAGTTAAAAGCCAACTATCAATTTGGGCTGGCAGACCTGGATAAAGCGAAAGGGGCAGGCATGAAGAGCCGCGTTGCATCCGTCGGCATCGCGTACAAATTTTAGTACCGCCAGCTATTACAGCAGATTGCGCACCGGAGTTTAGGTTCATGCCGTTGGTTCAGCGGCTGAACTTCGGTCCGCAAAAGCGCTATTCGTCTGACAATATACGTATTATTCCATTTTCGCTATTCTGCATCTCATCAGTCCGATTCTGAAGTCCATCGAATATCGATTTATGGACCGTCATTTTCACCATTCTTTTGCACTAAGAAATCAGTACAGATACAAATTTAACATCATGAAGTCAATAACATTATTCTTAGCCACCTTGGCTATTTTGTTAACGCTCGACGGAAAGGCTCAGGAGGTATTTCTGAAGACCGAATACATTGGAAACTCCGGTTACTATTATCTGCCTCCCGGAGAAAAACCAAAAGAAAAAATCGGTAACAGTAAAGGCTCGGCCATGGTCTATCAGGCGGGGGTAAATATCCCCTTATCCATGACTCTAAACGAGAACAAGCGTCCCACAGCCTGGGGTATTGGTTTCGGCGGATCCTATGTTTCGTTGAAAAACCAGAACTTTTCCGAATATATGGTATCCGAAATCATGAATATTCAGATGGGTGTCTACCATTTGCGCCCGCTCAACGATCGGTGGTCGTTGCGCGCGAGCGTGGGGATGGGTGTTTTTTCACCATCCACCGACTTTTCCAAAATCGGTTTTAGAAATGTTCTGGCCAGTGGTAGTGCGGTTTTTATCCGGCACCTCAATCCCAGACTCGATATCGGTGGTGGATTGGCAATCAATAGTTCTTTGGGTTATCCGATGATATTTCCGGCAGTTTACGTCAAATGGAGACACAGTGGCAAATTTGATGTAAACATCGAACTCGTGGAGGGGCTGGATGTGTCCGCAGGCTATGCTTTCAACGACAGGTTCAAACTATCGTACGCCCTAGAGATGAACGGGCAGATCGCTCTGTTGAAAAAGGATGGCAAAGATGTGATATTCTCCCACCAGTATATTGTTACGGGGTTTCGTCCCGAGATCAAGCTCGGCGAAAAAGTGTCCGTCACCGGTATGGCTGGACTGAATCTATACCGACCTGCAGCTTACAGCGACCGGACGCTGAAGGGCGTGTTTGCAGGTGATAATGATTATTATTTTTCTGTCTCCCCATATGGGTCGGTGGGTTTAAAAATGAAATTTTAGCGGATGAAACCCAAGCAAGCCTTGCAGGTAATGGCGTATAAAGGTATTTATATTATTGCCTACGCCGTTAGCTTATTGCCCATGCCAATTCTTTATACCCTGGCCTCAGTTGCTTTTTTTGTAGCGTATTATGTCGTTGGGTACAGAAAAGAGGTCGTTATTCAGAATGTGGCACGCTCCTTTCCGGATAAGCGATATGGGGAGATCCGCGCCATCGTTAAAAAATTCTATACTTGTTTTGCCTCTTATTTTGCTGAGATCATAAAAGGTATTTCCGCTCCGGCAGCGGTACTGGATCGAAAGATTATCTTTGAA from the Sphingobacterium thalpophilum genome contains:
- a CDS encoding tautomerase family protein, with amino-acid sequence MPSIKITTASLTEDQKMELIQSITASVHSITRVPLEFIHVMIDIVGDENYAVGGQTVAQIKKISIKKQ
- a CDS encoding helix-turn-helix domain-containing protein produces the protein MKKHLDVKFMYGQQEYDFDEGLMSFLAPNQVLNIVVESESTNSNRSGWLLFFHRDFIWNTDLARTIKNYEFFGYAINEALFLSDDEQKIVESIFSNIDKELATNIDRYSQKIIISHIETLLNYAERFYNRQFITRQKANHMILSQLEEMLNDYFNDNAQANRGLPTVQFVADSLCVSPNYLSGLLKSLTGLNTRQHIQQKLIGKAKEKLSTTKLTVSEIAYELGFEHVQSFNKLFKTKTNLSPLEFRQSFSG
- a CDS encoding sensor histidine kinase; protein product: MVQLKNLGIKNLLIFFFSTLIYSLCQMLFSIILMKEDLWDHFHIQLFSHYLVIVTMCIADFLLLRFLNKYLPYSKNILYRILADIAGLVVICLLVLWTFNYVIYDVLLISAEGLPSFLVKFAFAMTNNIPILLSFELIYYFQSEQKAIADSETAKRRVLLFQHETLRSQINPHFLFNSLNVLSSLIYINQENANKFTKALSKTYRYVLSLSQQPVVSVSEELDALDSYIFLMRMRFENAFTFTVNKLTSSEQYTIIPLTLQLLIENAFKHNKATEESLLNIKITVDSSYITVENNIQPSNDVEKGGIGLKYITQQYKLYGQDVIVEHSPQLFVVKIPYIKS
- a CDS encoding LytR/AlgR family response regulator transcription factor, giving the protein MKYLIVEDERFAYEEVKRMITKLRPEYELEKQTKTVIDTIAFLKTSAVDLILMDIRLADGNCFEIFNHLEVTTPVIFTTAYDEHAIKAFKLNSIDYLLKPFNEAELEAALIKFEKIFQHVSYTASPKNYEQLLSVRTKNRFLISKGENYHYIETKDIAHFYSEDGVVFLHTSSDKRYIINYTLEQLEQLLDNRLFFRVSRNCIGNVRAIKNVAKYFNSRLKLSFSPVCPHEVLVSRVRVPDFLKWMDGIVE
- a CDS encoding porin family protein, with the protein product MKKNMLTLAFALSTLLFSTQLSAQESKLSLGFRANSSLSNYSLSGQAKSLKSKMGIGGSAGGFIKYDLTPNFAVQSGIDVYFHSSKLESTASTSSRKLNSFGVEIPLYGIIQGELGSGKAFIGAGPYAGYGISAKLGGVSLFKENGTPDMPALNRFDYGVGGIIGYEFDQHWQLKANYQFGLADLDKAKGAGMKSRVASVGIAYKF
- a CDS encoding DUF6268 family outer membrane beta-barrel protein: MKSITLFLATLAILLTLDGKAQEVFLKTEYIGNSGYYYLPPGEKPKEKIGNSKGSAMVYQAGVNIPLSMTLNENKRPTAWGIGFGGSYVSLKNQNFSEYMVSEIMNIQMGVYHLRPLNDRWSLRASVGMGVFSPSTDFSKIGFRNVLASGSAVFIRHLNPRLDIGGGLAINSSLGYPMIFPAVYVKWRHSGKFDVNIELVEGLDVSAGYAFNDRFKLSYALEMNGQIALLKKDGKDVIFSHQYIVTGFRPEIKLGEKVSVTGMAGLNLYRPAAYSDRTLKGVFAGDNDYYFSVSPYGSVGLKMKF